The Prinia subflava isolate CZ2003 ecotype Zambia chromosome 2, Cam_Psub_1.2, whole genome shotgun sequence genomic sequence ATTTAAAAGGAACACCAAGTTCCCAGGTTCCTCTAAATCTATGCTCTTTTCACACCCTGAACAACCAACATCAGCCCCAGTTCATGAGCTGGTTCTAATGACATGGCCACGAAAGGAATGATGGAATATCTGAGGGCCCATCAACCTCATCTACTGGCCAGCCTGCCACTATGGCCATCTTCTGGGCATTGAGCAGAGTAATCCTTCTCTTCCACTGCTTTTGTTCTGAACTAGTCTTTCTCTTTTACCTTATGGTAGATTTCACAAAAAATGTCAAGAAGGTATTACATTTAAATTCAATTTCTATCTACACACCCTTCCATCCTGTAGTTATCCTCGAAGTGTGTGTAAGAAAAACCatgggctggagctgtggttGTCGCTGCACAACATCCCCTTGGGAGGTTTGTGAGGTCAGGTTTTGGTAGTGAGGGAGCTTTAAGGGTGGCTACTCTGAGAGACTGCTAGAAGCTTCTCCCACATGCAACAGAGTCAATGTCAGCCAGCTCCTCCAAGACGGACCCACctctggccaaggctgagcccatcagccATGATAATAAGgctaaatggggaaaaaaaagttactggTACAGAGGTAATTGCAGACAGAAAAGAtaggagtgagaatatgtgagaacACCAACACAGCAGACACCAAGGCCAGCAAGGAAGGAGGGGAAGTaggtgctccaggcaccggAGAAGGGATACACTTGCAGCTCATAATGAAGACCGTGGAGAGAGGCAGGTTGTCTCCCTGCAGCCTTCAGAGTTCCACAGAGGCTGAGATCCACCTGCAGACCCTGGAGGAGCCCCACATGAGAGCAGGTGGATGCTTGAAAAAAGGTTGTGACTTCGCGGCAGTGTGGgaaccccacactggagcaggctcctggcaggacctgtggccctgtggagagaggagcccataCTACCAAGTTTCttggcaggacttgtgacctCATagggagcccaggctggggcagccttTTCTTGAAGAGCTGTAAGCAACAGAAAaggacccatgctggagcagtttgtgaagaactgcagcctgtggaaagAACTCATGCTGAAGGAATTCATGGAAGACTGAATGAGGGACTCCAGGCtagggcaggggaaggactcctcatCCTGAGGAGGAAGTGGTGGCAGAAAGAAtatgtgatgaactgactgtAACCCCTATTCCCGTCTCCCTGCTagctgctgtggggaaggagATAAAGAATCAGGAACAAAGTTACATCTGGGGAGGAGGACAGGttgggggaaggtgtttttaaggtcTGTTGTACTTTTCATTATCTTACTCTGATTTTGACTGGTAATAAATCCAATTAACTTCAAGTACGATGACAGTAATcagtgagtgatctctccctgctctTATATTAACTCATGAGCCTTTCATTACATattctctcctctgtccagtTGAGGAGGGGGGTGATAGAGAGGCTTTGGTGGATGCTTGGCAGCCTGACATGTTAAACCATCACAAGAATCTACTCTGTCCTCCACCCACATCTTTCCTAGGACAGAGCACTCATTCATGGCAATCAAGATTTTGGCTGCACCTTAAGCAGGACTTTTGACAAGGACTTGGCACCAGCACAATTTGTACTCCAAGTGCTGTTTTAGTCCCACACGTGTACCATATTCCTCTTCCCTCAAAAGGACTTCTCTCCCATAGgcactggggagcagctgggtaCATTTTCTACACTTCAATGTCATTTCTGGTGAGCATTTGACTCTCACAAAGCCCAGCATCCAagaagctgtgctgctcctgcctgaggCAGTGTCCCACGCCACCACTTCCAGCTTGTCTGGTTCCCTCACGGTCACGAGGGTGTCCGTGGGGGTCCCAGGCTGACCCTTCTCTCTGGGGAaggcctggctctgcaggactcTGCTTTGTGCTCTTTCTCTGTCCTCACCCCCGAGGGAGGATGCACCTTCAGCCAGGAACCACTTCAGGAAGGCCATGGCACactttccctgccctcccccaggGTCTGCCAGCAAGTCACCGCTGgtgggacagtgacagtgcccaggcagtgACTGTCCCTTGGCTGCTGTCTGgcccccaaaccctgctggggcagtgtttggGTTGCTCAGTGCCTGAAGGCCAAAGCAGGCATGGCAGTGGGGTGGCAGGAGGTGGGGATACACTTTGGAGCCTTGGGAGGTTCTGCCCAAGAGCTGCTGAAGCTCTGAACTTCCCACCTTGGGGCACGCTCCCTCAGGGAGCCCCTGATGGACTGTTCAGTACAGCAGGTTTTGCACTCAGTAAGAGACTGTTTCAAGGCAACACATGTAGAAGTGAACTCTTAGATAtgaggggattttttccttttcagttgcatttttatttgctgaatTGTCTTCCAGAAAATCATCATTGCTATGTACACCAAATGCATGCATCTGTATTTACATAATTTTCTATCATATTCTTGCAAAATTGCTATTCAGTTATGATAAACATATGAAATCTTTATCATAGCTAGCACTGATATTTAAAAACCTAACACTGCAATGGAAACAAGGATAGATTGTACCAGCCAAGGCAGTACTAGTTTCATGTATCATATTAATGTGCCATATAATTAATCCTCAAGGGACCTTCAGCTCCTGTTTCTGTCTATCTCACTGTCCCACGGTGTTTGCAACAGTGGTAAAGCTCACTCAATGAGCAGAAGATCCACCGAGGATTTGCTGAAGAGTCAAGGCTGGGTAAAACTAATTGcatttattataaatattcCTATATTCAAATACTGACTCAGTAAAAATTCTGTATGAATTAAGTCAGATTCTGCTCTTTTTTAAGATAATCACTTCTAACTAATTTTTCAaactatatttatatttcagctGGTAATTGCATTCTTAAGGAATCTTTGCTAGCAGTAgctaaatacaaaaaaatgcTTCATATTTTGTCACCAATCACATTCCAACAAATACTGTTTCATAAAGTTAGTTGTCTTTTAAAAAGTAGAGTGTGAATTTCAGCTAGAAAGAGACAACTTTTCACAAAGAGATATTCATCAGTTTATCAGCTTTTTTGGATTCCAGCATCTGAATCCTGtgccaaaaaaaagaagaaactctCTTGCAAAGCTTCACTCCCTGTTCAGAATAGCACTGGGCAAAGGTTTACAAGACCAAGCACTGCAGCCCAGCTATGTCAGCAGTCCTGGGcctcttttttcatttcacagttTGCTTTCCTTGTCATGCTTTGCTCAAAATGGCATCTCTTTGGGTTAGTATTGTCACAATGTGACTGGTCTGCAATATAAGCACAGTTGAGAGCTACACTTCAGTAGGATTTCCAGGTAGAAGTAATTAACAGAAACAACATAAATGTAAGAAAGATCCTAGACATAACCTTATTCATTTACTTATTATTTTGGGGGTATTTCAGTGTTGTAGGACAGATGACATGCAATTTTTCCTTGCACAATGATGAGGGTTCCTCTGTAAACTTCACTTTCTTTATAATTCCAAGAGAATGTACTTTAGAAGAGCATTAAGAGAAGTGAATAAGGCTTTAGTTTTACACAGGAAAGTATTATTCCTTTATCTTAATTAATTCCCTGAAAGGAGTTGTAGATCACTGGGTCTCCTTTAGAGCTGCAGAGAAGCTTAGGTGACTTGCTGTCACATCCACAGTGGCATTGGTTTGGGTTGCTTGGTGAGTAGAGCCCTTCAGTACTAATCTTGTCCAAATTGTATTATATAGTAAAAGATGATCCATTGTCAGTCAGAATTTCACTAGTCTGTCTTGAATGGTAAATATCAGAGTTTGTCCTTGAACCACGTTTACTGTCTTTCttgtctctcttgcaccacaggTCCTTCATTATCTTCACAAAATAACTTCTGAACTTCACACCAATAAACGCATAGAGCACAGGGTTCACACAGCAGTGTAAAAATGCTATGGCTTCTGTGGTGTATTTTGCATAAGCCATTATCTTGTCACCGTCACAAGATTTGTCTATCTTGCCCATGTTGACAGCTGTTATGAGAAGTACAATGTTATAAGGTACCTGGCAAACTAGGAAAACAGCTACTATTAATACAATCACACGgattgctttgtttcttttggaaTTCTGAGCTTGTTGTAAGGATTTGACAATGAAGGTGTAGCAAATGACCATGAATATGAAAGGTataaaaaatccaaatgcaACTTGTAGCCATAGCAGCAGTGATTTCAGCATTGTACTTTCAGACATTCTGTCAAATCTGCGATCACAAATCTCTTTGGTTTCATTGATGGAGAAGTTGTAACTTTCACTGTACAGAAAAGAGGGACTAGAGATTAAAATTGATGATATCCACACAGCCAAACAAATGAGTTTACTATGTGCAAGGGTCCTTGCCCTGAGTTTAAAAGACTTTGTTGCCTGTACAATGGCAATGTACCGGTCCACGCTGATGAAGGCCAAAAGCAGCATGCCACAGCTGAAGTTGATTGCATAGATACCTCTACTCATTTTGCAAACAAAATCACCAAAAATCCATTTATCAGTAGCATAATTCACTGCCCACAGTGGAAGAGTAAGAACAAACAGTATGTCTGCTATGGCCATGTTGAAGAGGTACACATCCGTCATGGATTTGGTTCTTTCGTATAAAGCGAAGGTCATCACCACAAAGATGTTACCAAAGAGACCAGTGATACAAATCAGTGAATATGCAACTGGCAGAAATGCTTTTGTGAAGTTCCTGACTTCCAACTTAGAACAAGGTGATGTGATTAGAGAGGCGTAGTCTGGATCATAGGGGTAGTCTGTGGAATGAGGGTCTGTCTGTAGAAAAGGAGAACACCAGTTAAGACACAGATGTTAGTCTTTAATCCCTGCATAGTAGAAACATGATAGATAACTGACCACACATTCCAATTACAAATGCATTTGACACTACAGACAAGGCTTGTAAGAATTATCTAGGTGATTTCATAAAATCATACTTAAAATAGAAATGTAGAAAGAATCCTTTTGGATGTCCTAAAGGCCTTCATATTCAAGTGCATTATGCAGAAAGAACAAGTCTGCTGTCACAGAAGGCTCTACAGTGTAAAAGTCTGAATGTGAATTAGGGGTCTAGTCTTTTTTTACCATTACACAAGGCAAAAAGGCATTTCTAACATGTTGTGCATTTCATACTAATGTAGCTTGACTAAATCAAGCCCAAAAATGATTACTTCTCCATCCAGCTGGACAGGCAATCTATGATAGCTAGCCTGAGACCCATTTGCCTGCACCACAAACACCAAACCTGTAGTGAAAATACAATGAACAGTGTGCTTTGACAGTGAACTCCGCTGTCAGAAACATCTCTTCAGATTTTCATTCCTGAAATTGTGGTGTTTGGATCTGCAGCCTCAAGGAACTGGGTCTAACAGAGTCATCGCTTTACTGATATACTAATATAGTTTATCAATTAGGTACTTACAAAATTCATTTTGGCAGTACACTTCCCAGAAAAATATGTTCAGAAGGACTTCAAAATACTTTCCcaagtatttctgaaaaaaaaataaagtagattGGATCAGGAAACCAGTACAAGAAGTATAAACaagtagaaaaacaaaattgaaaataaaacctaCTCAAAACAGAATCTTATCACTGGAGCATGTTAATAAATCACACATCTCTACAAAATAAGCAGTTGTAGAAAGTGAATTGTTTTTCTCAGTATTATTAAGGGCACAGACATATGTTGAGTGTTTATTCATAGGTTAATAAATGATATATGAGAATATTTGACTGCTACTTCACATTGAATTTGCATCACAAGAAAttagaataaattaaattttactttgAGAACTTCTGTATGACAATGGCAATCTGTGTATTGAgggaaatatggaaaaaataaacagttctCCCTTAGTATACTTTATAATATTAATGCAACAATTGACATAATTTAAGAGCAACAGAATAACAGCTTCTTATAGTGTAAAGGATAGCATACAATGTATGAACAAACTGAGCATTGCTGTTTTTTCCTTGGTCAGTGCACAGATTCACAGTGCAGAGTTCAGTGTGCAGTTCAGACAGCTCCCTAcgaaaaaaaatttctttatcaTTGTGATACCTAACTGTTCTACAAATGAGGCTTATTAGAGCTAAGTGTCCACTTAAGGTGTTCAGTTTGAGACACTATCCCCCTCAACATCATTTCTAAGAGTACTTAAAATGACGAAGGACTTCAGCTAGGCAAAGGATGAAATCCATTGACTGAATCCAGGATCAGACTTCTGCAAATCACATCACAGAGTCTAAagtcacagaaaaatgaaatggggAACATGTCATTGGTGGCCACATGCAGGAAGCTGGGCTCTAATAACTCGTTCCACCTCACACAGGAGCTCACAGGAAGGAGATTTAATTCCTCAACATTCCCTTGCATGAGTTCAGTCCTTCCCTTCTTTCCATTAGCTGCTCTCTGAGAACTGCACCTATCAGCAAGGCAGTAATATCAGGGACAGGATGACATGAGATCCCATATTTGTCAAGGTTGTGAAGGGCAGTTTTGTCTAGAGTTTGTCTGTTTTTTG encodes the following:
- the CCR6 gene encoding C-C chemokine receptor type 6 produces the protein MNFTDPHSTDYPYDPDYASLITSPCSKLEVRNFTKAFLPVAYSLICITGLFGNIFVVMTFALYERTKSMTDVYLFNMAIADILFVLTLPLWAVNYATDKWIFGDFVCKMSRGIYAINFSCGMLLLAFISVDRYIAIVQATKSFKLRARTLAHSKLICLAVWISSILISSPSFLYSESYNFSINETKEICDRRFDRMSESTMLKSLLLWLQVAFGFFIPFIFMVICYTFIVKSLQQAQNSKRNKAIRVIVLIVAVFLVCQVPYNIVLLITAVNMGKIDKSCDGDKIMAYAKYTTEAIAFLHCCVNPVLYAFIGVKFRSYFVKIMKDLWCKRDKKDSKRGSRTNSDIYHSRQTSEILTDNGSSFTI